One part of the Polyangiaceae bacterium genome encodes these proteins:
- a CDS encoding SET domain-containing protein, translated as MTHATAPVLDDDDPASGYVSAKLRGDWIGGGQRGVFAAEAFEAGELVAVWGGKIMHQSQLGRLGSWLNRSVQIEDELYLVSNVEGPSDWINHSCDPNTWLSGQIALVASRKIYPGEQICYDYATTDGSNYDEFDCQCGAVTCRHHVSGDDWRRAELQDRYRGHFSPYLERRIEAINPRRML; from the coding sequence ATGACCCATGCAACTGCCCCCGTACTCGACGACGACGACCCAGCTAGTGGCTATGTCTCCGCCAAACTACGCGGAGATTGGATTGGCGGAGGCCAACGTGGCGTCTTCGCCGCGGAGGCCTTCGAGGCCGGTGAGCTAGTCGCCGTTTGGGGTGGCAAAATCATGCACCAGAGCCAGCTTGGCCGGCTCGGCTCGTGGCTCAACCGCAGCGTGCAAATCGAGGACGAGCTGTACCTCGTGAGCAACGTGGAGGGGCCCTCCGACTGGATCAACCACAGCTGTGACCCGAACACCTGGCTGTCGGGTCAAATCGCGCTCGTTGCCTCACGGAAAATCTACCCGGGCGAGCAGATTTGCTACGACTACGCCACCACGGACGGCTCGAACTACGACGAGTTCGACTGCCAGTGCGGGGCGGTGACTTGCCGGCACCACGTGAGCGGCGACGACTGGCGCCGCGCAGAACTCCAAGACCGCTACCGCGGGCACTTTTCGCCCTATCTCGAGCGCCGAATCGAAGCGATCAACCCGCGCCGTATGCTCTGA
- a CDS encoding RNA polymerase sigma factor, with protein MTATPSSGTLEVMPSLSARAALDSLTGEQRTGLGSGADAASPSFEEIYEGHVDYVWRSARRMGVRPASVDDVVQEVFLVVHRRLGEFEGRASFKTWLSRILVNVVQTHFRTRKRKAKYFEGGDIDPDDLHGSIERTPGLGPELLTQQKQANRVLHELLGQLDEEKRMAFVLVELEELSVVEAAETLEVNVNTLHSRLRAARKAFSEAAARFRASEGWAKP; from the coding sequence GTGACTGCGACCCCCTCTTCCGGCACCCTTGAGGTGATGCCTTCCCTGAGCGCCCGCGCCGCCTTGGACTCACTGACAGGTGAGCAGCGGACGGGCCTCGGTTCGGGAGCCGACGCCGCATCCCCGAGCTTCGAGGAAATCTACGAGGGCCACGTCGACTACGTGTGGCGCTCGGCACGCCGCATGGGGGTGCGCCCGGCGTCGGTGGACGATGTGGTGCAAGAGGTGTTCTTGGTCGTCCATCGCCGGCTAGGCGAGTTCGAAGGCCGTGCCTCGTTCAAGACGTGGCTCAGCCGCATCTTGGTCAACGTGGTGCAAACCCATTTCCGCACCCGCAAGCGCAAGGCCAAGTACTTCGAAGGCGGCGACATCGATCCGGATGATCTTCACGGATCCATCGAGCGCACACCGGGCCTCGGCCCCGAGCTCCTCACCCAGCAGAAGCAAGCGAACCGCGTGCTCCACGAGCTCCTCGGGCAGCTCGACGAAGAGAAACGGATGGCGTTCGTGCTGGTCGAGCTAGAGGAGCTCTCGGTCGTGGAAGCGGCCGAGACCCTCGAGGTCAACGTCAACACGCTACATTCGCGGCTGCGCGCCGCGCGCAAGGCCTTCTCAGAGGCGGCGGCACGCTTTCGAGCGTCAGAGGGGTGGGCAAAGCCATGA
- a CDS encoding NADAR family protein, translating into MSRFTFFWQAESPFSQWHLSRFELDGHVYVTAEQWMMASKARLFGDVDIERRILGTQSPREQKALGRKVSGFVPETWEAEREGIVYRGNHAKFTQHPKLLEALLATRGTTLVEASPLDQVWGIGLAADHPDAENPEQWCGLNLLGKVLTQLREDLIAEGRG; encoded by the coding sequence ATGTCGCGCTTCACGTTCTTTTGGCAAGCTGAGTCGCCGTTCTCCCAGTGGCACCTCTCACGCTTCGAACTGGACGGTCACGTGTATGTCACCGCCGAGCAGTGGATGATGGCGAGCAAGGCACGCTTGTTCGGCGACGTGGATATCGAGCGCCGCATCCTCGGTACCCAGTCGCCCCGGGAGCAGAAGGCCCTCGGCCGCAAGGTGAGCGGCTTCGTGCCCGAAACGTGGGAAGCCGAGCGTGAAGGCATCGTGTATCGGGGCAACCATGCGAAGTTTACCCAGCATCCCAAGCTGCTCGAGGCGCTGCTCGCTACGCGCGGAACCACCCTCGTAGAAGCGAGCCCACTGGATCAAGTCTGGGGGATCGGCCTGGCCGCAGATCACCCCGATGCGGAAAATCCGGAGCAATGGTGTGGACTCAACTTACTGGGAAAAGTCCTGACGCAGCTCCGCGAGGATCTAATCGCTGAAGGTCGCGGATAG
- a CDS encoding DUF1444 family protein, with amino-acid sequence MGFFDRAKRAFFGGEGTTQAPPEAAKSPEHAFAEEVLGVLLADERVERAEIDPEAIFTIHVWLVGAADPSQLYLHNLRKDSLDWDPEQRRATIQSFVSSMTEHRDSDWESADGNLVPVLRTATFVGFVDAKLLARPFAGHVLEVLAIDRPNSLSLLTDGALEDWPITVNEAFTAARQHLGECSIDVPLEPWDASAAYPIWAVATGDSYESSRLAAPGWLAAQKDKVEGEPLCIVPHRDLLILTGDAHPDAVVRLFETALTEYRAASRSISPMVYCANGQGRILEYLPRADHAAYPLFERNAALFDLAEYEEQKQNLDHHFEEQGNDIFVASFNVMHKKDSGAYYSYAVWAEDVLTLLPFADYVAFMPRDDERHFLVPFDDVQELVGELMVEEPGMLPRRWRLESFPEGSVLEALREAATRP; translated from the coding sequence ATGGGCTTCTTCGATCGCGCCAAACGCGCCTTTTTTGGGGGTGAGGGCACGACGCAAGCGCCCCCAGAAGCCGCAAAGTCACCGGAGCACGCCTTCGCGGAGGAAGTGCTGGGAGTGCTCCTCGCCGATGAACGGGTCGAACGAGCCGAGATAGACCCGGAGGCGATCTTCACCATCCACGTCTGGCTGGTTGGAGCGGCCGATCCGAGTCAGCTGTATCTGCACAACCTGCGCAAGGACAGCCTCGATTGGGATCCCGAACAGCGTCGAGCGACGATCCAGAGCTTCGTCTCTTCGATGACGGAGCACCGCGATTCCGACTGGGAGTCCGCCGACGGCAATCTCGTCCCTGTGCTTCGCACGGCAACATTCGTAGGCTTCGTCGACGCGAAGCTCCTGGCTCGTCCGTTCGCCGGACACGTACTCGAAGTGCTTGCCATCGACCGCCCCAACTCGCTGTCGCTCCTGACGGACGGTGCACTCGAAGACTGGCCGATCACGGTGAACGAGGCCTTTACTGCCGCACGGCAACACCTGGGCGAGTGCTCAATTGACGTCCCCTTGGAGCCCTGGGACGCATCTGCGGCCTACCCGATTTGGGCGGTAGCGACGGGTGACTCCTACGAATCCTCGCGCCTGGCAGCACCGGGTTGGCTCGCCGCACAAAAGGACAAGGTCGAAGGGGAGCCGCTCTGCATCGTTCCCCATCGCGACCTCCTGATCCTCACCGGAGACGCGCACCCAGACGCCGTGGTTCGGCTGTTCGAGACGGCGCTCACCGAATACCGCGCCGCGAGCCGCAGCATCTCCCCGATGGTCTATTGCGCCAATGGCCAGGGAAGAATCCTCGAGTACCTGCCGCGTGCGGATCACGCCGCCTATCCGCTCTTCGAACGCAATGCCGCGCTGTTCGACCTCGCAGAGTACGAAGAGCAGAAGCAAAACCTCGACCATCACTTCGAAGAGCAAGGCAACGACATCTTCGTCGCAAGCTTCAATGTGATGCACAAGAAGGACTCAGGCGCGTACTACTCCTATGCGGTGTGGGCAGAGGACGTCCTCACACTGCTACCCTTCGCAGACTACGTCGCCTTCATGCCACGAGACGACGAGCGGCACTTCTTGGTGCCGTTCGACGACGTTCAAGAGCTCGTGGGCGAGCTGATGGTCGAAGAGCCTGGGATGCTCCCCAGGCGCTGGCGCCTCGAGTCGTTTCCCGAAGGATCCGTACTCGAGGCGCTACGGGAAGCGGCCACAAGGCCGTGA
- a CDS encoding Ricin and poly(3-hydroxybutyrate) depolymerase fusion: MRSYGWWALGVAGGLLLVACGSDSDGAGGGTAGSGASGGSSASGGSSASGGSSASGGSSTGGASGGSGASGGSAGQTSGSVGCGKQSPTGVNEDATIEVGGETRDFVLSVPDDYDADSPYPVIFGFHGLNADGKAAHNYLRLEKATGKPAIFVYPSSRSSSAGWQMKEGEGDIEFFDALVDELKSNYCVDESRIFSTGFSHGAMFTNNLTCARIDKLRAIAPIGGSGPWFGAACTGAIPALLVHGKSDMTVVFPDGEKSRDHWLSENACGTTTKHFDPSPCVEYEGCSDPVVFCAFDGGHTVPEFAGQAVRNFFDSM, encoded by the coding sequence ATGAGGAGCTACGGCTGGTGGGCGCTGGGTGTCGCGGGTGGTCTCTTGCTCGTCGCGTGCGGCTCGGACTCTGACGGAGCGGGCGGAGGAACGGCGGGCAGCGGCGCAAGCGGCGGCAGCAGCGCAAGCGGCGGCAGCAGCGCAAGCGGTGGCAGCAGCGCGAGCGGCGGCAGCAGCACTGGCGGGGCTAGCGGAGGGAGCGGCGCGAGCGGCGGATCCGCGGGGCAAACTTCCGGCAGCGTTGGCTGCGGCAAGCAGAGCCCAACCGGGGTGAATGAAGATGCAACGATTGAGGTCGGGGGTGAGACCCGCGACTTCGTACTCTCAGTCCCCGACGACTACGATGCGGACTCTCCCTACCCGGTGATCTTCGGCTTCCACGGCCTGAACGCCGATGGCAAAGCGGCGCACAACTACCTGCGCCTCGAGAAGGCGACAGGCAAGCCAGCGATCTTCGTCTACCCCAGCTCTCGCAGCTCGAGCGCTGGCTGGCAGATGAAGGAAGGGGAGGGCGACATCGAGTTCTTCGATGCGTTGGTCGACGAGCTCAAGTCGAACTACTGCGTCGACGAGTCGCGCATCTTCAGCACGGGCTTCAGCCACGGCGCGATGTTCACCAACAACTTGACCTGTGCGCGCATCGACAAGCTGCGTGCGATCGCGCCGATCGGTGGCTCAGGTCCTTGGTTCGGAGCAGCCTGCACCGGCGCCATCCCGGCGCTCCTGGTGCACGGGAAGAGCGACATGACGGTGGTGTTCCCTGACGGCGAGAAGAGCCGCGATCACTGGCTGAGCGAGAACGCTTGCGGCACCACGACGAAGCACTTCGATCCAAGCCCTTGCGTCGAGTACGAGGGCTGCAGCGATCCAGTGGTGTTTTGTGCCTTCGACGGCGGCCACACGGTGCCTGAGTTTGCAGGGCAAGCTGTACGGAACTTCTTCGACTCGATGTAA
- a CDS encoding GTPase domain-containing protein has product MPTFDAEQGCHIVRIVYDGPGFAGKTTNLQQVCALLPATKRSELYTPAELKGRTMFFDWMEVKGPPITSVEVKFHLITVPGQIERNYRRRPLVEMADVVVFVCDCMPDSLPDSMRTFARLRGSIKRRGTPVPVIVQANKQDTPGAMEPHQVRKKLRLSDDVPIIAAEANKGEGVRETLARAMRIGLQALAAEPGMAPAELTNADALFDHVLTFEDTPDEQQMDVEELYIHAEEVDVEDASLQMHLAARSLDDLEAKARRAASKAPKSEPAPAPAGEPAVVRRKRRKSRTRER; this is encoded by the coding sequence ATGCCCACGTTCGACGCGGAGCAAGGCTGCCACATCGTTCGTATCGTCTATGACGGCCCCGGCTTCGCCGGGAAGACCACGAACTTGCAGCAAGTCTGCGCGCTGTTGCCTGCCACCAAGCGTAGCGAGCTCTACACGCCCGCCGAGCTCAAGGGGCGCACGATGTTCTTCGACTGGATGGAGGTCAAAGGGCCGCCCATCACGTCCGTCGAGGTGAAGTTCCACCTGATCACGGTGCCCGGGCAGATCGAGCGCAACTATCGCCGGCGCCCGCTGGTTGAGATGGCGGACGTGGTCGTCTTCGTGTGTGACTGCATGCCGGATTCTCTGCCAGACAGCATGCGCACCTTCGCCCGCCTGCGCGGCTCGATCAAACGCCGCGGCACGCCGGTGCCGGTGATCGTGCAAGCCAACAAGCAAGACACCCCAGGCGCCATGGAGCCTCACCAGGTGCGCAAGAAGCTGCGCCTCTCCGACGACGTGCCGATCATCGCTGCGGAAGCCAATAAGGGTGAGGGGGTGAGGGAAACCCTGGCGCGCGCCATGCGCATCGGCTTGCAAGCGCTGGCCGCCGAGCCAGGCATGGCCCCAGCGGAACTCACCAACGCAGACGCGCTGTTCGATCACGTGCTCACCTTCGAAGACACGCCCGACGAACAGCAGATGGACGTCGAGGAGCTATATATCCACGCGGAAGAAGTCGACGTCGAGGACGCATCGCTGCAGATGCACCTCGCCGCGCGCTCCCTGGACGACCTGGAAGCCAAGGCGCGGCGTGCAGCCAGCAAGGCGCCGAAGAGCGAACCAGCGCCAGCGCCCGCTGGTGAGCCGGCCGTGGTGCGCCGCAAGCGGCGCAAATCCCGCACCCGCGAGCGTTGA